The Achromobacter spanius genome includes the window CGGCGCTGTCATGGGCAGCATGCATTCCACCTGAGACAGGTTGACGTGGCGCCCCTTGCCCGAGCGTTGCTGCACGAACAGCGCCAGCAACGCCGCCGCCCCCCCGTTGAAGCCACCCACCGGATCACCATAAGCGTAGGAGGTCAGCGCGGGAGGGTCCTGCGGGAAACCGGTGTGTTGCGGCAGGCCGCTAGCCTGCTCCAGCGTGCCGCCGTAGGCCCTGATCGTGCTCCACTCATTGCCCGACCCGAATGCCGGCATGGATACCATGACCAAGCGCGGATTGACCTGGGACAGCACGGCATAGTCCAGCCCGAGTTTGGGCAACACCTCGGTCGAGTAGTTCTCGATGACGATATCGGCCTTGGCCACCAGATCGAACAGGACCGCACGCCCTTCCGCACGGGTCAGATCAAGCGTGATGCCCAACTTGTTGCGGTTCATCAGCGCAAAGTTCGAGTTCTTTTCGTATAGCTTTTCCTGATAGAACTCATCGGTGTAATGCGTGCCCCGCCACCAGTCCGGATAGCCCGTGCTTTCCACCTTGATGACTTCCGCGCCAAAGTCCGCCAGCGTCCTTGCCGCCAATGGCCCGGCCCACCCCATCGTCAGATCCACCACCCGAATTTTTTGCAAGGGCGGCGCGTCCGGCGCGGCCCTGGCCAAGCCGGCGGCCGGCGTCAGGCTCTGCGCTTCACGGTAGCGGGGGCCGTCAGCATCCAGAAGCGCTGCCTTACCGCCCGGCAAAGGCCCCGCATCGCCCATAGGCAGCGGAACGACCGGCCCCTCGAATTCGGCTGCCCCCGCCTTGACGGGAACAAAGGCGCCGCGTTCGCGATGCACGCCTTGTTGAAGCAGTTCTGCCATGGTCGGCACGATGACAGCGGGAAATTTCTGCTTGCGCAGCACATCGAACCATTCCTCGGCTGTCCTGGCGCGCAGGCTGGGAATCAGGAACGCATCGATTTCGTCCGCATGGACCATACGGGTCGGCCCGCTCGCAAAACGCGGGTCCGCGGCCAGGTCCGGGTGGCCGATGGCAGCGCACAGCGCTGCCCACTGCGGGCCGGTATGGGCGAACAGCCCAATCCAGCCCTGCTTTGTCTCGTAGATGCCGGCGGGATGCGCTGTGCAGAACCGGTTGACACCCAGCCGGGCCATGGGATGCCGGCCATCCTGCACCATGCCGGCTTCCATCTCCACCAGCGAAAACGCAACCTCATGGATGCTCAGCAGATAACGCCGGCT containing:
- a CDS encoding CaiB/BaiF CoA-transferase family protein; translated protein: MHTSESRLAFSGLRVLEIGCGAAVAYAGKLFADFGAEVIKLEDADGDTLRRLPPLLNEANGEPASALHAWLNTNKRSVALRGKTGAEPAWLSGLARTCDVILDARALDEGLEVLKRPAYAGDGNDGQGKAPIEVCLTWFGESGPYSGFAGTEAVCRALAGAVYCSGAKQGPPHLPHDIQTAIAAGVAAFSSATAALLGRSDGSRRYLLSIHEVAFSLVEMEAGMVQDGRHPMARLGVNRFCTAHPAGIYETKQGWIGLFAHTGPQWAALCAAIGHPDLAADPRFASGPTRMVHADEIDAFLIPSLRARTAEEWFDVLRKQKFPAVIVPTMAELLQQGVHRERGAFVPVKAGAAEFEGPVVPLPMGDAGPLPGGKAALLDADGPRYREAQSLTPAAGLARAAPDAPPLQKIRVVDLTMGWAGPLAARTLADFGAEVIKVESTGYPDWWRGTHYTDEFYQEKLYEKNSNFALMNRNKLGITLDLTRAEGRAVLFDLVAKADIVIENYSTEVLPKLGLDYAVLSQVNPRLVMVSMPAFGSGNEWSTIRAYGGTLEQASGLPQHTGFPQDPPALTSYAYGDPVGGFNGGAAALLALFVQQRSGKGRHVNLSQVECMLPMTAPFLIEQSVHGMTTPRSGNAHPLHAPQGIYQCAGDDAWVVVSITSDAQWQALLTVMQAADLALDSALDKAAGRRARQEEIDRRINAWARARSAQSAMAELQQAGISAGEVKPIWTVLDDPHLRAREFFKATTRPYIGEFLATTPWFREPGATVAAVRPAPTLGQHNSEVFSRVLGMSADQQQTLERDGIIGNTATRKAA